The segment ggctgcaggtcctcagtgtctgctgcttttctctcctcttaGGTCAATGTGATGGCTGTGAGCATCTGCACCCGGGAGGCCTACCAATCCATGAAAGAGAGGAACATTGATGATGGGCATATAATTAACATTAACAGGTATTCAGGGGGCAAATCTGGGGTCAGCCATATGTACTTTTGCCTCCCCAACTTGCAGAGAGGATTTGGGTGGTGAAGCTTTAACCTTGGAGTGGACTGATGGTGCCCAAGGAAGGGTTTTCCAAGGATTGCAATGGTTGATTTGCCAGTCtaagtgaaagaaaaaccaaaccagggaGAAAAGGATAATGCCAACCACTTGTGGTGACCCAGGGCTGAAGACTGAAACTTCTTGACCAGCTCCTGACAACATCTGTGCTGAGAGGAGCCTCTCCTGATGCCCTTTCCCTGCAGGAGGGGGGAAATCCTCACCTCTCCCCCGTGTCTGTGTCCAGGAGGATGGTTTAGCATCCCTTGGGTTGTTTTCTCAGGACCCTGCTTTGCCTCCCCAGTGCTCAACACCTCCctttctgctctctcctcaGCATGAATGGCCACAGTGTTGTGCCCCAGTCAGTGGTGCATTTTTACAGTGCCACCAAGTATGCAGTCACAGCCCTGACAGAGGGGCTGAGGCAAGAGCTCCGGGAAGCCAGGACCCACATCAGAGCTACAGTGAGTACCCAGGGCTCCCCTCCTCCTGGCTCCATGGGACAGGGCTTTTCCCTCTGGAGAAAATTAAAGGTACCTGTCCCAGGAGTTGTTAAGGCCAAACCTGCTCTCTTAAACCATTCCCCTAGAAAAAAACAGTGGAGaaggttttgggttggtttggggattttttttttttggctttcccAGTGCTaatgatttctctcttttttttttttttttctgattctttcaCTGAAGGGGAATTACAAATCCTATTAGGATGtgctctgctcttttccagTGTATATCTCCAGGACTGGTGGAAACAGGCTTTGCTTTTAAACTTCATGATAATGACCCCGAGAGAGCTGCTGCCACCTATGAGAGCATCCGGGTAGGACATGGAGAAATGAAAACGGAGGGAAGTGGCTCTGTCTGTGGCTTAACAGCCTCTCTCCTAGTTACTGTCACAAGGAACTAGTTCTGCAGAGTGCCCAGTGCTTTCCAGGTTGTAATAAACATTCCCAAGGTCTCAGCACTCAACCCTCTGATTTACACACTTACACACTATGTAAATCTTCATTCAGGTTCAGTTTCCAACTccctgtattttttcctttacttttgaTGTCCTATCAGCCAGCTTTGACACTTGGCAGTAAATGACTTCTTTATTGAAGATAAAATAAGCAAACATCCCTGCACAAGAAGAACTGTGTTGTCTTGCAGGTGGCTGGCACAGGATTCCTTGTGCTCCTCTGGTAATTCTTGATAAGGATGGTGATGCCTGACCTGGCAGAATTACTGTGACAGTAGTAAGATTATTCACAGCAAATGGAGAATTATCACACCAACCACATCCTTTGTTAAGTTTgcaatggggttttttttttttcctgcttgcttgCACCTTTCTGCCATGCCCCAGTGACATCCCCATTACTGATGGTTGGGAAAGAAGTGATCTTGGGGTTAACTTCCTGAGGAGCCCTTGGACTAAGGATCCCTTTCCTGTCTTTCCAGTGTCTTAAAGCTGAAGATATGGCTAATGCTGTCATATATGTCCTCAGTGCCCCCCCTCATGTACAGGTAAGCTGTGgctggggtgggctggggggtgggtgctgagggagctgctgctgatcAGGGGTTCAGGTGCTGTGTCAGCCCTGGGCTCAGTGCAGATATCCCCAGGCTGGGGATTAGCAGTGATGATGTTTGCTCACACTTCCCTGATGGCAGCTCTGGGATTGGGCTGCCCAGGCTGCTCGTAGCCCTCTGGATCCAGCAAAAGCTGCTCTGAGCCCAGGGAAAGCCTGCACAGGGCAGAGAGGATGGGATATGGACATGTTGGCTGGGTTTGGTACCATCTGAGGTTTGCTGGCACTGTTACAGCAGAATCAGGTCTCAGCAGCTGCCAAATGCTGTGTTGGGCCTGATCCTGCCAAGTGCTGTGCCCCTTCCCAAGGGGGGTGTGAGGTGCCAGAGGGAATTCCCTGCTGGGAAACAAGGAATGAGTGAAGAGCTTTGatctggaggcaggagcagacaGGAGGCTGTGTCAGAGTTTAGTGTAGGCAACATAAAAGCTCCTCTTGCAAAAAGCAAACTTTGGTCACGAGAGGTTCAGCAGCCCCTCACGTGAACTCTGCTCCTTTGGAGCTGTGCTGTTAAGGAGGGTAAAGGAGTTTGGCAGGGAATAAATCCAGCTGAGGCTCAGATATtagaggagctgggggcagctgggtTTAGGTTCTGAGTGGCAGCCAATTCCCCTGGAGTAAGCTGGAAAACAGGGGTCTGGATGCAGGATTCCCACCACCTGAGTGAGGAAAGGACCAAGGACACACACTGGGGTTTGGTCATGCTCTGTGATTTATGAACTCACTCACCAGGTTCATCAACACTGTGATCCATTAAAACAATAGCATCCAAGTCCTTTGGATTGTCAGAGATGGCAAAAAGCAGCACGTGGAAAATACTGAGGAATCTGCAGAGATTTCTGAGGGAATGGGGGGAAACCTGGTCAGAAACTGTGGGTGTAGAGATTTATACTGTAAAAGAGACTCCCCAGAGGTAAAGGGAAAAGGGGTAAACTGGTGGTGTTCAGATCTCACCCAAAAGCATCCCACTGGGGGGGAAGAGAGGCTCAGCCTCCTGACTGATCCCGGGGGtcagggctgtccctgcagcagtgTCTTCCCTGGCATCTCTCCCCACACTAActatttttatactattttacCTGGCAGGTGGAGCTTGAGTGTCTCTAGCCAAGCATATCTTTATTGTGGTTGGTGCCAAGTTCTCTCACTTCACGTTTAAAGGGATaggcaacaaaaaaattcagtgcaCAGCCTCCCCCAGGGGTGGAGGTGGGTGACTTGAGGGATAGAGGTGTGGGGTTTGTACTAAAATGAAATGAGAATGAGCAACATCTATGGTAGTCATGCTCCAAATGCTGTACCTTTATTAAAGAGCACAAATGCAGCCTGGGCCATCTCTAGCAATTATTCCCCAGGAGCAAAACGTGGGCATCCTGACACTGGCTCAGCAGGGATAGCTGAGCTGACCTCTTTGTCTTAAGAGGATAAAAAGTCCTGCCTGGGGCTGATCAAGCAGTGCTTCTGCTTGACCCTCCTTGAGCAGGATCAAACTAAAGACTTTTGACCCATGGGAGTCTGTAATCTGTGTCATCTCACACCCCTTTCTGCACGAGGTTGTGCTTTGATCCCTTCTGCCAAAGGCAGAGCACTCACATTcacctttatttatttattcatctcAGGGAGCTCAGGAGCTTCCTTCATCTGCAACATGGGAATGCCCAGTGCAGGATTTAAGCTGGACTCAAGTGCTCCAGTAAAATCCTGTGTTTTTTCCAGATTGGAGATATACAGATGAGGCCCACAGAGCAGGTATCCTAGCAAAGGAAGAGGACCAGGAGCAGCACTGTGTATCCACTCCACTTCAAACCCTCTGGCAATTGGAGTTCCCTTGGTTGGCTGGCAACGTTGGAATCAGAGGATCACCttggaagaattatttttctctccctctctctgagctggtgctggtgctgagccagttttacaaaaaaaaaaaagaaaaaagaaaagaaaagaaaaaaaagtgggtctcttttcttccccactcatttctgcagctgtaaaaCGTGTTTGAAAATAATGCAGGGAAGTGGTTTGGGGAAGGTTGTTGTATCCAGGCTGGTTTAttctgccttttgctttcttttcaaggTTTGTATGATCTCATTTGCTGATGCTGTGTCTGGACATAGGTGAAGTGGCACGAGGTGTCTGCCAGCTTCAGTGTGCTTAGGGTCTGAGATTTTCAGTGGATGTTGTACCTGAATCCATCTGGTCTGGGGGTTTATTTTCCTGGGGCTGATTCCTGATGGTAACCACGCATGTGATATTTTCTACTTTCATACTCCACTGCCCTAAACCCAGTGTCCAacctcagcctcctccccagATCCCCCTTCCCTCTTCACATGGATGATGCCTGCCAAGCTGGAGGAAGTATAAATGTGTGtgcttgctgcttctctttatttctaggtaggtaggtaggtaaATAGTTGGAGGAAACCCACCTGTACCCCTGCAGGTTAGGATGATCATTTAAGTGGCATAGTTACAGTAAGAGTGAGTTGTGTGGTACTTTTAATAAAAGCTAAATGTGTGCTGTCTTGTGATCACCTCTATCCTTGGTATCATCTCCCAGCACTCTTGGTGGTTTTGTGGGTGCTATTTGCATGCATTGACACTTTTCTGGAAGTATTGGTCAGTCTTAGAGAGCTGTATGGTGCTGTGGAAATGCTGAGGAGCTGAAGTGTTGGGAGTTTATGTGCAGAGATAAAAActcagagagagggagagagagaactGAACTGAAGGTGCCCAAACTGAGAAGAGATCAGCAGGGACATTTCCCTCCAAAGCAGCAGGTAAAGGGTCTGGTTCAGATCTTGTACCTGGTCCTGCAGCCTCATTGTCCTGCTCTGGATTTATTCTGACTCCAAGGAAAAGACATCCAGGCTCaaagctggcagctgcagggccACTTGGGTTGTCTTGAGGCTCTTGCACCCATCTGTGAGGTgctcaggggctgcagagccctggagctggTGATGGAGACGTTGCCTTAAGTCTGCAGGCTGAGTCCTGCAGTGCTCTGAGCTGTGGGGATGGCCAGAGGACTGGGAACAGGGAATTTTGGGCTGGATTGTTCTGCTGACACCAGTAAAGCTCTGTGGGAGGTGATGTGTTCCACCACTGGATGGGGGAGCAGAACTGGGCTGCTGTTCCCTGAGTTTCAGCTCCCTGTGAAGCCTTGGGCAAGTCACTTTAcctctctgcctcagtttccccatctgtaaaatggggATGACAATACTTACCTACCTCACAGGGGTGTTGTGAGGACTCACAAACTTTTGTAAAGCACTTTTGAGTCTGAGGAGCGCTGTGTTGGTGCAGAGGGTTGATATGaagtattaattattattataattataattattaattaaatctTGTGACCTGTAGAGTTCCTTGTGCCAAAGGTGAGCAACCCTAGAAGGATACAAGGAGAAAAACTGGTAAACCATTCCTTTGTCATGGCAGAACAAAGGCaatttgccctttttttttggtttggtttggtttgtttggtctggtttgggtttttttttaatataaaaacatgCTCCTGGTGTGTTCTGTCCATTCCTCATCTGGCAGTACTTCCTTCTGACAGGTACACACAGCCTTGTCTCTGCAGGAGACTTTTTTTTGGCCTTCCCACTCCCTGGGGGTGAAACTGATGCCTCACACCACTGTCACCCTCATCACCTTCCTGAGGCCACTGGGACCTTCCGTGGGGAGGCACCAGGCTCAGGGAGGCTCCAGCACCCTGTGCTTGTTTAATAATGATGTTCAGAGAGATGGGATGTGAAAAttggtgttttcttttgcagcagCTTGTCCAAACTCAGTGCTGGGTgccatggttttttttttttagagaaaatgcTTGAACCAGGagttacaattaaaaaaaaataaatgaaaatagtGGAGAaattctgagcagaaaaaaaaaaagatcaaggaTGTGAGTGACAGTGGTGAAAACCTCTGAGCTGGCAGCCAGTGTTGTGTGGAACTGGATGGCTGAGGAGGGAGCAAACTTATCTCAGGTCTGTAAAAGGAGGCTTGGGAGAGAATTGCTGAGTTTGTGTGGCCTTGAGAAGGGCCCAGTCTggggagctgctccctgcaaaTACAACCTGGCTGACCTGCaagtttgttttgtggggtggtttttttttttcttttttttttctcccaagaaCATTTATAACATCTGCAAGTCTATAAATAACCTTGAAAATGGTACCCTCTGTATTTTTCTATTCTGGATGTGTTTTCAGGGGACAATTCCTGCTGCCTCTTAACCCCCTCTCTGAGATGTGGCCCATGAAGGGGTTTGGGGGGAGTTGTTTGGCACCTGGtggcacctccagccccttttCTGGGATGAGCTGGGCCTTGAGGCATTCAGAAACCCCAAACTGTGTAACTGATCAGTAGGTTTCTATTTGtgaactgtaaaataaagaataaaaagagaggCACCCTGTGGTTCTTCTGTTGTGCAAGCTgcagggttggttttttatttgtgtgtgtgttgcaaAATCCTTTTCCCTGTTTGCAGGGGTTCCTTGTGTGAGGGGTTCAGACAGAAACCTGTGGGTTTGGCTCTTCAGGAGAAAAACTTTTTGTTCCCCAGCCCCCTGGCAGCTTGTCCCAGTGCAGAGGCAAGTCCTGAGCTCAGGTTTGCTGATAAAATACAAGGTTTTTTGGGAATAAGTAATGAATAGCTGAGCTGGCTGCCACTGCTGAGTTTGAGGCATATTTTGGATACAGATAGAGAGCATTtatagaattaaaaattattttttttcctgtccttgtGCTTTTCTTGTACACAGTGAGTATCACCAGTTGTGTTATCAGAGTTGCTGAAGTACAGAAATCTTACCTGGCAGCTGATGTGACCTCAGGGGCCTCATCTCAGGGCTCATTTTTTCAGGGGGGAGGAACCAGGAGCAGTTTgggctctgggcaggagcaggacaaAGAGGATTTCACTCCAGTTCTGAGCAACAACTCCTGAAGCCTGGTGGAACTTCTCAATGCTCCAGCCCAAAAGTcgataaaaaaaagaactgaaacacTTTAGCTACTCTATGCAAAACCCTTTCAAAATAACATTGTGCTGGTTTGTTCCCCCACAACCCATGGACAAGGGATAAATCCCTGGAAATCTGAACCCTCTTGGTGTGAATATCCCGGTTCCCTGCTCTGCGCCCTTCCCTCTCAAGCTCTGCAATTAGCAGGGGGCTATAAACCCCCCCCTAATTACCAGAGCAGCATGGGGGGAGCTTCCAGGGGGTCAGGGCCCCTGTTTGGAGATGCCCATTGCAATTCCAGAGCCAGGGAGGTTTTTCCAGGCTGGAATTTTGGGCATTTCCAGCGATCCGGTGCTGTTCGGACACTTTGCATCCTCCGGGGGGTCTCAGAGCTGAGCACCCCGGGGGGGTTACCCCATGCCTGGGGTAACTGCGGCTCAAGCatgctttaattaatttattttatttattgatttattcattttaatttattttggtatttttttaatgggctTTAAAAGCCCCGGTCCGTGCGGGATGCCCGGAGGGGGGTCTGTGTGTTTAACCCTTTCCCCGCCTCGGGGCTGCACCAACCCGGGGCAGGAAGCCCCATTCCTGCCAATGGAATGATCAAGGGAGGGGTTGAGACCCGAAGCGGTTCCGTTCGCCCCCCGGCACCGGCACCGACACCGGCACCGGGAGCAGGGCCCGGCACTgcccccgcccgcccgccaGGCGGCGCTGCGAGGCGGGGCGCGGCTCCCTCTGTCCCTGCGTCTCGGTGGTGCCTCCACACGGCGGTGTCTGCCGCGGCctccccgccgctccccgcTCCCGCCGTGTCAGGAGCTCAGCTCCCCGTTCCCCTCACCCTGGggcctctccccagcccagagcCGTCCCGTGGGCAGCCGCCGGTGTTTTCTGCCGCCTTCCGATGGAGCGGGCGCTGAGGGCCGTGCTCCGGTGTTGTGCCCGGGGCGTTTCCCCCGGGCCGTGGtgggctgaggggctgaggtACCGCTCGGCTTCCCGCGCTCCGGCAGCTGCGGGGGGGGATGAGGAGAGGCCGGGCCCGGAGAGGAGGGGTGGTGGGCAGCTCCCTTCAGCAGTCCCCCGGGGGGGTCCTCAGGACCTGACCCGCTCCCCCCCGGGCCCGCGGAGCCGCCCGGCCCTCTGGCACAAAGGGTACGAGAGGGACCCCAGGCCGGCTGGGAGGGAATCGTGGAGCTGGCGAGAGGGAGAGTGCTCCagggtgaggaggaggctggagcagaagCCTCTGGCTGTCGGGAGGACGAAAGGCTCCGAGATCCTGTTTGGGATCGCGCCGTGCTCCCTGGCGCTCTCTCAGTCGAGGAGGGAGCTGTTCAGGTTGTTCCTCAAGCAGGGCA is part of the Calypte anna isolate BGI_N300 chromosome 19, bCalAnn1_v1.p, whole genome shotgun sequence genome and harbors:
- the DHRS11 gene encoding dehydrogenase/reductase SDR family member 11, which translates into the protein MERWTGRVALVTGASVGIGAAVARALVQHGMKVVGCARSVDKIEKLAAECQSAGYPGTLIPYKCDLSNEEEILSMFSAIRTLHQGVDVCINNAGLARPEPLLSGKTEGWRTMIDVNVMAVSICTREAYQSMKERNIDDGHIININSMNGHSVVPQSVVHFYSATKYAVTALTEGLRQELREARTHIRATCISPGLVETGFAFKLHDNDPERAAATYESIRCLKAEDMANAVIYVLSAPPHVQIGDIQMRPTEQVS